One region of Chlorobiota bacterium genomic DNA includes:
- the ccsA gene encoding cytochrome c biogenesis protein CcsA — MKALLIFGGFALAMFLGFYPGGVAKPRPAWWRAIAMVAIVVLVIVGFGVPTGGRFGSAKMITMTKDVPPLLPVMGEVMQAPTNGIAVLRDADGDLDTFRLAGPAMNPSDIRLGDQVILDARFVRSEKLFEAERIASVNPIVTAPLIPGLEERARNLYFHVPSAWVAQIAWFVAFGFAIAYLRKRKIEHDVIASSAAALGGVFCLLATITGSVWARFNWGTFWTWDDPRLISITIVLIVFGAYFALRSAIEHQDQRARISAVYMSILVLPVTFFMFVYPRIAGGLHPGSKGDVNSGPVLSGEADAMNIVMQVIYGLAIFSFILLYFWMLNVAVRTRLLELRRQRRAVAVNNREKQSPSAMGPAVVRLD; from the coding sequence ATGAAAGCGCTTCTCATCTTTGGCGGGTTCGCCCTGGCGATGTTCCTCGGGTTTTATCCTGGCGGCGTTGCAAAACCGCGCCCCGCTTGGTGGCGGGCCATTGCGATGGTTGCCATTGTGGTGCTGGTGATCGTTGGCTTCGGGGTCCCAACCGGCGGGCGGTTCGGCTCGGCAAAAATGATCACCATGACCAAAGATGTTCCCCCGCTGCTTCCGGTGATGGGGGAGGTGATGCAAGCCCCAACTAACGGAATCGCCGTGCTGCGCGATGCCGATGGCGACTTGGATACGTTCCGGCTGGCCGGCCCGGCAATGAATCCTTCTGATATCCGGCTGGGGGACCAGGTGATCCTTGATGCGCGGTTTGTTCGGTCGGAGAAGTTGTTCGAGGCCGAGCGGATTGCCTCCGTGAACCCAATCGTCACCGCGCCGCTGATCCCCGGGCTTGAAGAACGCGCCCGCAACCTCTATTTCCACGTCCCCTCGGCATGGGTGGCGCAGATTGCGTGGTTTGTGGCGTTCGGCTTCGCAATCGCCTACCTGCGGAAACGGAAGATTGAGCACGACGTCATCGCAAGCTCTGCCGCCGCGTTGGGCGGGGTGTTTTGCCTTCTGGCAACCATCACCGGGTCGGTCTGGGCGCGTTTTAACTGGGGCACATTCTGGACCTGGGACGATCCCCGGCTGATCTCCATCACCATCGTCCTGATTGTCTTCGGGGCGTACTTCGCGCTTCGGTCCGCCATCGAACACCAAGATCAGCGGGCAAGGATTTCCGCAGTTTATATGAGTATTCTGGTGCTCCCCGTCACCTTCTTCATGTTCGTCTATCCTCGCATTGCTGGCGGGTTGCACCCTGGCTCAAAAGGGGATGTGAACTCCGGCCCGGTGCTCTCGGGGGAAGCCGATGCCATGAACATTGTGATGCAGGTCATCTACGGCTTAGCCATCTTTTCGTTTATTCTCCTCTACTTCTGGATGCTGAACGTTGCTGTCCGCACGCGGCTGCTGGAGCTTCGCCGCCAGCGGCGCGCGGTGGCGGTGAATAACCGAGAGAAACAATCACCATCGGCAATGGGACCGGCGGTGGTACGTCTGGACTAA
- a CDS encoding cytochrome c maturation protein CcmE, with translation MKPKYIIGAVIALAVLVTAFIVVESRGVEYMNFPRASESGSKVQVAGVWVKEKGQEYDANTNLFTFTMKDRDGNIMPVKFEGAKPNNFEIATEVVCTGRVENGQFVATNILTKCPSKYEATSKDLQL, from the coding sequence ATGAAACCAAAGTATATCATTGGGGCAGTGATCGCCCTTGCCGTGCTTGTCACCGCGTTTATCGTTGTTGAAAGCCGTGGCGTGGAGTACATGAACTTCCCACGCGCAAGCGAGTCGGGAAGCAAAGTGCAAGTTGCCGGCGTGTGGGTCAAAGAAAAAGGGCAGGAGTATGATGCCAACACCAACCTGTTCACCTTCACCATGAAGGACCGGGACGGAAACATCATGCCGGTGAAGTTTGAAGGCGCGAAACCGAACAACTTCGAGATTGCCACCGAAGTCGTCTGCACCGGAAGGGTGGAGAACGGCCAGTTCGTTGCCACGAACATCCTAACCAAATGCCCAAGCAAGTACGAAGCAACCTCCAAGGACCTGCAGCTGTAG
- the ccsA gene encoding cytochrome c biogenesis protein CcsA, whose translation MNDTAVFNGTIGTLSICFALASAAISTVAYGLMWKNGEERFGKIGRAGFHASVLSFMFASATLMFLIFTHQFHYTYVWEHSSTFLSRPLLMASFYAGQEGSFMLWTLLTCIVAVFVMGYAQRVNYEAPVMTIYTLVLVCLLMILVVQSPFETLQASFPGEVPAGYIPPNGKGMNPQLENLWITIHPPILFMGFAAMSVPFVFAVAGLFRKDFQRWITVSLPWTLFASMVLGFGIMLGGWWAYETLGWGGFWAWDPVENSSLIPWLVCVALVHTMLVQKRTGTMNGPNGQPAIGGLARTNFVLAIFAYALILYSTFLTRSGVLGDTSVHSFVAPGMFVYTVLLGIIFLFLGIGVVALAVRWRDLTSVASEMRLMSRENGLALGSAVLVACSIVTLIGTSWPIIRPIFGLAKKPFETGDFNMLMLPFGFVIVFLNAISMGLKWKNTSKEAFIKALSLSTIIASAGTFGLILLGVHDPVYIALGFGATLALVINLEMGWKILRGNKSFIGAYVSHAGVSLMMLGIVFTARYSVTQHVRLPEGETKEAFGYKMTYKGQEQIELDKTDREKYAHKIEMVKEGSTYEVKPIIFWSDFNKRQSAFLEPGILYYPTKDIYVSPKAIENDGGNPTVALHKGEKIPVPFDSSVTVRFEKFEMSQAATEGTQSAIVEITTKDSSFFLTATRYLEGGRYLPALIPTTDISIGFGDLKADQENLSNSEAVFVFSSPSHPPPPTKRVITVDVSVKPFISFVWAGVIIMVGGFFFSILRRWKEVFREMRPAATAVAIAAPQPPQAVLSSSGTDSNARPKEINVGEL comes from the coding sequence ATGAACGATACCGCAGTTTTTAACGGAACCATCGGCACTCTCTCGATCTGCTTTGCGCTTGCCTCCGCTGCAATCTCGACGGTGGCGTACGGGCTGATGTGGAAAAACGGAGAGGAACGATTTGGGAAGATTGGCCGCGCAGGCTTCCATGCCTCTGTGCTCAGCTTCATGTTTGCATCGGCCACGCTGATGTTCCTGATCTTCACCCACCAGTTCCACTACACCTACGTTTGGGAGCATTCCTCAACCTTCCTTTCCCGTCCGCTCCTGATGGCCTCCTTTTATGCTGGCCAGGAAGGGAGCTTCATGCTCTGGACCCTGCTGACCTGCATCGTTGCGGTGTTCGTGATGGGGTACGCGCAGCGGGTGAACTACGAAGCCCCGGTGATGACCATCTACACCCTGGTGCTGGTCTGTTTGCTGATGATTCTGGTGGTGCAATCGCCGTTCGAGACGTTGCAGGCATCGTTCCCGGGTGAGGTTCCCGCCGGCTACATTCCGCCCAACGGAAAAGGGATGAACCCGCAGCTGGAAAACCTGTGGATCACCATCCATCCGCCGATTCTCTTCATGGGGTTTGCGGCAATGTCCGTTCCGTTTGTGTTTGCCGTTGCCGGGCTGTTCCGCAAGGATTTCCAGCGGTGGATCACCGTCTCGCTCCCCTGGACCCTGTTTGCCTCGATGGTGCTTGGCTTCGGGATTATGCTTGGCGGCTGGTGGGCCTACGAAACATTGGGCTGGGGCGGTTTCTGGGCGTGGGACCCGGTGGAGAATTCATCGCTGATTCCGTGGCTGGTGTGCGTGGCGTTGGTCCATACCATGCTGGTGCAAAAACGCACCGGAACAATGAACGGACCAAATGGCCAGCCAGCAATTGGCGGGCTGGCTCGCACAAATTTTGTGCTGGCAATTTTTGCCTACGCGCTTATCCTGTACTCCACCTTCCTTACCCGCTCCGGAGTGCTTGGCGACACCTCGGTTCACAGCTTTGTGGCCCCGGGAATGTTCGTTTATACCGTGCTGTTGGGGATCATTTTCCTGTTTCTTGGAATCGGTGTGGTTGCGCTGGCAGTGCGTTGGCGGGACCTGACCAGCGTTGCTAGCGAGATGAGGTTGATGTCGCGCGAGAACGGTTTGGCGTTGGGTTCTGCGGTGTTGGTTGCCTGCTCCATCGTCACCCTAATCGGCACAAGCTGGCCGATTATTCGCCCGATATTCGGCTTGGCAAAAAAGCCGTTCGAAACCGGCGACTTCAATATGCTGATGCTTCCGTTTGGGTTCGTCATCGTCTTCTTGAACGCGATCTCAATGGGGCTGAAATGGAAGAATACTTCCAAAGAAGCCTTCATCAAGGCCTTGTCGCTCTCAACAATTATTGCCTCGGCCGGTACGTTCGGATTAATTCTGTTGGGGGTTCACGACCCGGTGTATATCGCCCTCGGTTTTGGTGCAACGCTGGCGTTGGTCATCAACCTTGAAATGGGGTGGAAAATCCTTCGGGGAAATAAAAGTTTTATCGGAGCCTATGTTTCCCACGCAGGTGTTTCGTTAATGATGCTGGGAATTGTTTTTACCGCACGCTACTCCGTTACGCAGCACGTCCGATTGCCGGAAGGGGAGACAAAGGAGGCGTTCGGCTACAAGATGACCTACAAGGGCCAGGAGCAGATTGAGTTGGATAAAACCGACCGTGAGAAATACGCCCACAAAATAGAGATGGTGAAAGAAGGAAGCACCTACGAAGTAAAACCAATTATTTTCTGGAGCGATTTCAACAAACGCCAATCGGCATTTCTTGAGCCGGGGATTTTATACTATCCAACAAAGGATATTTATGTCTCCCCAAAGGCAATCGAAAACGATGGCGGAAACCCAACAGTAGCGTTGCATAAAGGGGAGAAAATCCCGGTTCCGTTCGACTCCAGCGTCACGGTTCGCTTTGAGAAATTTGAGATGAGCCAAGCCGCAACGGAAGGGACGCAGTCGGCAATTGTTGAGATCACCACAAAGGATAGCAGCTTTTTCCTGACCGCTACCCGGTATTTAGAAGGCGGGCGTTACTTGCCGGCACTGATCCCAACCACCGATATTTCCATTGGCTTTGGCGACTTAAAAGCCGACCAGGAAAATCTTTCAAATTCAGAAGCGGTGTTCGTCTTTAGCTCGCCATCGCATCCGCCGCCACCAACAAAGCGGGTGATAACGGTTGATGTTTCTGTGAAGCCATTTATCTCCTTTGTTTGGGCAGGGGTAATTATCATGGTTGGCGGATTTTTCTTCTCGATTTTACGCCGCTGGAAGGAAGTGTTCAGGGAGATGAGGCCTGCTGCAACTGCGGTGGCAATTGCAGCACCGCAGCCGCCGCAGGCAGTTCTTAGCAGCAGCGGCACCGATAGCAATGCGCGTCCGAAAGAAATCAATGTGGGAGAATTATAG
- a CDS encoding transcriptional repressor produces MPKTKQQPPIPEAVQSKELHEEDRILSDEQKEQAVATFTKFLAQEHYRSTEERFKVLEMVLNRVGHGHFNADELYANMVMNKIRISRATVYSTLELLEKAGIIIKHNFRTDRSYYEIGFDEPHHDHLICVKCGHISEFVNPQLLSIRKQVADMAGLKVVDHSFQVFAECPEPGKCPHNQ; encoded by the coding sequence ATGCCGAAAACAAAACAACAGCCGCCGATTCCCGAGGCAGTGCAATCGAAGGAATTGCACGAAGAGGACCGCATCCTTTCCGATGAGCAAAAAGAACAGGCCGTCGCAACCTTCACGAAATTCCTGGCCCAGGAGCATTATCGCTCAACAGAGGAGCGGTTTAAGGTGCTGGAGATGGTGCTGAACCGCGTTGGCCACGGGCATTTTAATGCCGATGAATTATACGCCAACATGGTGATGAATAAAATTCGCATCAGCCGGGCAACGGTCTATTCAACGCTGGAGTTGTTGGAGAAGGCTGGAATTATCATCAAACATAATTTCAGGACTGATAGAAGCTACTATGAAATTGGGTTCGATGAGCCGCACCACGACCACTTGATCTGCGTGAAGTGTGGGCATATTTCGGAATTTGTGAACCCGCAGCTTCTTAGCATCCGCAAGCAGGTGGCCGACATGGCAGGGCTGAAGGTTGTTGACCACTCCTTCCAAGTTTTTGCCGAATGCCCCGAACCTGGAAAATGCCCGCATAACCAATAA